The following coding sequences lie in one Streptomyces sp. NBC_00510 genomic window:
- a CDS encoding SDR family oxidoreductase, with protein MRVFVTGATGHIGAAVVAELLGAGHEVVGLARSDRSAAALTAAGAGVHRGSLEDLDGLRRGAAEADGVIHLAFDHDFSDYAGAVAADLRAVEAMGDALEGSGRPFVITSGTLMLASAVAVRPGTEDEAAAPASPRGAAENAAVALAARGVRSSVVRLAPSVHGPSDRHGFVPRLIGIARDKGVSAYVEDGATRWPAVHTLDAARLFRLALEAAPAGSRLHGVGDEGIPFREIAEAIGRGLDVPVKSVPREGAEEHLGFLSGFATLDNPTSNARTRELLGWRPEHPALLQDLAEGHYFGRSDA; from the coding sequence CGGGGCCGCCGTCGTCGCCGAACTCCTCGGGGCCGGGCACGAGGTCGTCGGCCTCGCCCGCTCGGACCGTTCCGCCGCCGCGCTGACGGCCGCGGGCGCCGGGGTGCACCGCGGCAGCCTGGAGGACCTCGACGGTCTGCGCCGCGGGGCAGCGGAGGCCGACGGCGTCATCCACCTCGCCTTCGACCACGACTTCTCCGACTACGCGGGCGCGGTCGCCGCCGACCTGCGGGCCGTCGAGGCGATGGGGGACGCGCTCGAGGGCTCCGGGCGCCCCTTCGTGATCACCTCCGGCACGCTGATGCTCGCGTCCGCCGTCGCGGTCCGCCCCGGGACGGAGGACGAGGCGGCGGCCCCGGCATCTCCCCGTGGCGCCGCGGAGAACGCGGCGGTCGCACTTGCCGCGCGCGGGGTCCGGTCGTCGGTCGTCCGGCTCGCCCCGTCCGTGCACGGCCCGTCCGACCGGCATGGCTTCGTCCCGCGGCTGATCGGCATCGCGCGTGACAAGGGCGTCTCGGCGTACGTGGAGGACGGCGCCACCCGCTGGCCCGCCGTCCACACCCTGGACGCGGCGCGCCTGTTCCGCCTGGCCCTGGAAGCGGCGCCGGCGGGCTCGCGGCTGCACGGGGTGGGCGACGAGGGCATCCCGTTCCGGGAGATCGCCGAGGCGATCGGCCGCGGCCTGGACGTCCCGGTGAAGAGCGTGCCGCGCGAGGGGGCGGAGGAGCACCTCGGCTTCCTGTCCGGCTTCGCGACGCTCGACAACCCGACGTCGAACGCGCGCACCAGGGAGCTCCTGGGGTGGCGCCCGGAGCACCCCGCGCTGCTCCAGGACCTGGCGGAGGGCCACTACTTCGGCCGGTCCGACGCCTGA